In the Gasterosteus aculeatus chromosome X, fGasAcu3.hap1.1, whole genome shotgun sequence genome, one interval contains:
- the ush1c gene encoding harmonin isoform X2, with protein MERKVAREFRHKVELLIENEAEKDYLFDVLRMYHQSMDLPVLVGDLKLVINEPKRLPLFDAIRPLIPLKHQVEYDLLTPKRSRKLKEVRLDRTHRDGLGLSVRGGLEFGSGLYISQMVKDGQAGNVGLQVGDEIVRINGYSISSCIHDEVISLIKTKKIVSLKVRHVGMIPVKSSSDEPLKWHFVDQFVSESGEKKSSIAGLASIGGKEIKEKKVFLSLVGTKGMGISISSGPTQKPGIYISNVKPGSLSAEVGLQVGDQIVEVNGVDFTNADHKEAVRVLKSSRSLTITVLTGAGRELFMTDEERLAVEARRELDRQELMQQKRVALETNKILKEQQEKEKQRKMEISQKAAEEEERYKKEMEKIEAAETKHSREWEEDWGAKDRPKSPSSPRARKSSSPAPPESKTTKAKSSPFGWFYRYEGKLPSLRKKGEKKKKKKKVSNMDTLQEQRKNKKEMEFELKLAMEKEEMYEREKQLKINRLVQEVSETEREDLEESEKVQHWVERLCQTRLEQISCVENESPELSPPRSPASVPRVKRFPGGLHLATTDLDDFNLDDVDQSLRGPLKRLAPTQPSTSQPPPPLPLPPPSTKLNPTTPSYAHPPPQRRPPSPANARKPPSGQSNANNRGRRPPPHRAPCPPSSHHPPPPQSSWPPSSPQPAPRPPPTPPPPPPPPPPPPPPPPPPPPQHSGEGAGSHSGYRQHRLHDLQHPPSPPERRSEWEAGGYLPRGGMYSSNASEMSYPSSPKVMRKTSHASRISNSSTPLQLAPSPPNQRRQMTPVMSKPVMLPQSQTHRPDPLRPALRSDGLPPEMLKRMVPFNASFKSNGKRQGFQKYEEDFDPYSMFSSDQIDGRDVRVLRIKKTGQLDLALEGGADSPLGKLVISSVYEGGAADKHGGVVPGDELMAVNGKILIDATLTEGQNSLARAWNSGGDWIDVVIAVSPPKEYEDEVPKSASVSPTGNRKVFEGSAAVYRHGYLLQP; from the exons ATGGAGCGTAAAGTTGCTCGGGAATTTCGGCACAAG GTGGAGTTGCTGATTGAGAATGAAGCTGAGAAGGATTACCTGTTTGACGTGCTTCGTATGTACCACCA GTCAATGGATCTGCCCGTGTTGGTGGGGGACCTGAAGCTGGTCATCAACGAACCAAAGCGCTTGCCCTTGTTTGATGCCATCCGACCTCTTATCCCACTAAAACACCAGGTGGAGTACGACCTGCTCACCCCAAAGAGGTCACG GAAGCTGAAAGAGGTGCGTCTGGACCGGACTCATCGTGATGGACTGGGTCTGAGCGTCCGTGGAGGGCTGGAGTTTGGCAGTGGTCTCTATATATCACAGATGGTCAAAGACGGTCAAGCCGGGAATGTTGGACTTCAG GTTGGAGATGAGATTGTGCGCATCAACGGATATTCTATCTCCTCCTGTATCCACGATGAGGTTATCAGTCTAATCAAGACCAAGAAGATCGTGTCCCTCAAAGTCAGAC ATGTGGGGATGATCCCAGTGAAAAG CTCGTCAGATGAACCCCTGAAGTGGCATTTCGTCGACCAGTTTGTTTCTGAGTCGGGG gagaaaaaaagcagcattGCAGGCTTGGCGTCCATTGGAGGCAAAGAAATCAAGGAGAAGAAGGTTTTTCTCAGCCTTGTGGGCACCAAGGGTATGGGCATCAGCATCTCCAGTGGTCCAACGCAGAAGCCTGGTATCTACATCAGTAATGTCAAGCCGGGCTCGCTCTCTGCAGAAGTTGGACTCCAG GTCGGAGATCAGATTGTGGAGGTGAACGGGGTCGATTTCACCAATGCGGACCACAAAGAG GCTGTGAGAGTcctgaagagcagcaggagttTGACTATTACTGTTTTGACAGGAGCT GGCCGAGAGCTGTTCATGACGGACGAGGAGCGTCTTGCAGTCGAGGCCCGCAGGGAGCTGGACAGGCAGGAGCTGATGCAGCAGAAGAGGGTGGCGCTGGAAACCAACAAAATCCttaaagagcagcaggagaaggagaagca gaggaagatggagatcTCTCAGAAGGCCGCCGAGGAAGAGGAACGCTATAAAAAGGAGATGGAGAA GATTGAGGCTGCGGAGACGAAGCACAGCCGAGAGTGGGAGGAGGACTGGGGAGCCAAAGACCGGCCCAAAAGTCCCAGTAGCCCCCGCGCCCGAAAGAGCTCATCGCCCGCCCCGCCCGAGTCAAAGACCACCAAGGCCAAGAGCTCTC CATTTGGCTGGTTTTATCGCTATGAGGGAAAGCTGCCGTCTCTCCGCAAG aaaggagaaaagaagaagaaaaagaagaaagtgtcCAACATGGACACACTGCAGgagcagagaaaaaacaagaaggaGATGGAGTTTGAGCTGaaacttgccatggagaaggaAGAAATGTATGAACGAGAGAAGCAACTTAAGATCAATCGTCTGGTGCAGGAG GTgtcagagacggagagagaagaCCTTGAGGAGTCAGAGAAAGTGCAGCACTGGGTTGAGCGTCTTTGTCAGACCCGTTTGGAGCAGATATCCTGCGTGGAGAATGAATCCCCAGAG CTATCGCCGCCGCGCTCCCCCGCCTCGGTGCCGAGGGTGAAGCGTTTCCCCGGCGGCCTCCACCTGGCCACCACTGACCTGGACGACTTTAACCTGGATGACGTGGATCAGAGCCTGAGGGGCCCTCTGAAGAGACTGGCCCCTACCCAGCCCAGCACGAGccagcctccccctcccttgCCTCTCCCCCCGCCCTCAACCAAGCTGAACCCCACAACACCTAGCTACGCCCATCCCCCGCCACAGCGGcggcctccttctcctgccAACGCTAGAAAACCTCCCTCCGGACAGTCCAACGCGAACAACAGGGGCCGAAGGCCTCCGCCCCACCGGGCCCCCTGCCCACCTTCCTCCCACCACCCACCGCCGCCTCAGTCGTCGTGGCCTCCGTCCTCGCCCCAGCCCGCCCCGAGGCCCCCACCGAcgccaccccctcctcctcctcctccgccacctcctccacctccccctccgcccccaccACCGCAACACTCGGGAGAGGGAGCGGGAAGCCACAGCGGCTACCGCCAGCATCGCCTCCACGACCTCCAACACCCTCCCAGTCCTCCGGAGCGCAGGAGCGAGTGGGAGGCGGGCGGATACCTGCCAAGAGGCGGGATGTACTCGTCCAACGCCAGTGAAATGTCCTACCCCTCTAGTCCAAAG GTAATGAGAAAAACCTCCCACGCCAGTCGTATTTCCAATTCAAGCACCCCCTTG CAACTAGCTCCTAGTCCTCCCAACCAGAGGCGTCAGATGACCCCTGTAATGTCTAAACCCGTCATGCTGCCACAGTCCCAAACCCACCGACCTGATCCGCTCAGACCTGCACTCCGTTCTGATGGCCTG CCTCCGGAAATGCTGAAACGGATGGTGCCTTTCAACGCGTCTTTTAAATCAAACGGCAAACGACAA GGATTTCAGAAATACGAGGAAGATTTTGATCCCTACTCCATG TTCTCCTCGGACCAGATAGACGGGCGAGATGTGAGAGTGCTGAGAATCAAGAAG ACTGGACAGCTGGACCTCGCCCTGGAGGGAGGCGCAGACTCTCCTTTGGGGAAGTTGGTGATATCGTCTGTCTATGAAGGTGGGGCGGCAGATAAGCACG GTGGAGTTGTACCCGGGGATGAACTAATGGCTGTCAATGGGAAGATCCTGATTGATGCAACATTGACCGAGGGGCAAAACTCTCTGGCTCGGGCCTGGAATAGCGGAGGG GACTGGATTGATGTTGTGATTGCCGTTTCCCCTCCAAAGGAATATGAAGACGAAGT CCCTAAGTCGGCATCAGTCAGTCCCACTGGGAACAGAAAGGTGTTTGAAGGCAGTGCAGCGGTGTACAGACACGGGTACCTACTTCAGCCCTAG
- the ccdc77 gene encoding coiled-coil domain-containing protein 77 isoform X1, producing the protein MSSPATPHRANMRTPGREPDSPLPPIHERLAYLRPSRELLEFYREKIAQFDGEHEDLLQMLDKYKGITEDQHKLQWEVRQREGEIAELQSALSDMQVYLFQEREQSLRLYAENDRLKIRELEDRKKIQHLLALVGPDTGEITYFHQEPPHKVTIKQKITESRFEENLNLRPTQLRPAANRKGESGRRTKSADGLIRESLEQYKNDNQTLLLQVEALQAQMEEQTRLAKEQVESLLEDRRIQAEEAEAQRQRDQERIPALTDKLQRTQNLLYESTRDFLQLKFDTRAHEKGWMVEKDRLLRELDSCHNRLRRSGSTGAEAGRTWQPSSSTALLLPRVQPEFQQARKEELKALQEDLKQAHRLAEMYREQCVTLETELSQIREEGDVGREIFKERSDKMAKRLQLMTQRYEALEKRRAMEVEGFKTDLKHLRQKFKDVEKQLLKVTLDIRPNQDLAILHEVRQTNGRTKKVQGELMTLKAKIYGLENQLRFS; encoded by the exons ATGTCATCGCCTGCGACACCTCACAG AGCCAACATGCGGACCCCTGGTCGAGAACCTGACTCCCCACTTCCCCCCATCCATGAGCGGCTAGCGTACCTGCGGCCCTCCAGGGAGCTGCTTGAGTTCTACAGAGAGAAGATTGCCCAGTTTGACGGAGAACATGAGGACTTACTGCAGATGCTGGACAAGTACAAAGGCATCACAGAAGACCAG CATAAATTGCAGTGGGAAGTACGACAGCGTGAGGGAGAGATTGCAGAGCTGCAAAGCGCTCTGAGTGACATGCAGGTCTACCTTTTCCAGGAGAGGGAACAGTCTCTACGGCTTTACGCAGAAAATGACAGACTAAAGATCAG AGAGTtggaggacagaaaaaaaatccagcacCTTCTAGCCTTGGTGGGTCCTGATACAGGGGAGATCACATATTTCCACCAAGAGCCTCCTCACAAG GTCACTATCAAACAGAAGATCACGGAGTCCAGATTTGAGGAAAATCTCAACCTACGGCCAACACAGTTGAGACCTGCTGCAAACAGGAAAG GAGAGAGTGGCAGGAGAACTAAGTCAGCCGACGGGTTAATTCGAGAGAGCCTGGAACAATACAAGAATGATAACCAGACGTTGTTACTACAG GTGGAGGCTCTGCAGGCTCAGATGGAGGAACAAACGCGTTTGGCCAAAGAGCAAGTGGAGTCCCTGCTGGAGGATCGACGGATTCAAGCTGAGGAAGCCGAGGCCCAACGGCAGAGGGATCAGGAGCGAATCCCGGCTCTTACCGACAA GCTCCAGCGAACCCAGAACCTCTTGTATGAGAGCACCAGAGATTTCTTACAGCTAAAGTTTGACACACGGGCTCATGAGAAGGGCTGGATGGTGGAAAAGGACCGGCTGCTGAGGGAGCTGGACTCCTGCCACAACCGCCTGAGGAGGTCTGGATCTACCGGCGCGGAGGCGGGCCGAACGTGGCagcccagcagcagcacggccCTGCTCCTCCCGAGGGTTCAGCCGGAGTTCCAGCAGGCGCGCAAGGAGGAGCTTAAA GCATTGCAGGAGGATCTGAAGCAAGCCCACCGGCTGGCAGAGATGTACCGGGAGCAGTGCGTTACATTGGAGACAGAACTGTCCCAaatcagagaggagggggatgtAGGcagggaaatattcaag GAGCGTTCAGACAAAATGGCCAAGCGTCTTCAGCTGATGACGCAGCGCTATGAGGcgctggagaagaggagggccaTGGAGGTGGAGGGCTTCAAGACAGATCTCAAGCACCTCAGACAGAAATTCAAAGACGTGGAAAAACAACTCCTCAAG GTTACTCTTGATATCAGACCCAACCAGGACTTGGCCATTCTGCATGAGGTACGCCAGACCAACGGCCGCACCAAGAAGGTTCAGGGTGAGCTGATGACGCTGAAGGCCAAGATCTATGGGCTTGAAAACCAGCTGAGGTTCAGCTGA
- the ccdc77 gene encoding coiled-coil domain-containing protein 77 isoform X2, with amino-acid sequence MSSPATPHRANMRTPGREPDSPLPPIHERLAYLRPSRELLEFYREKIAQFDGEHEDLLQMLDKYKGITEDQEREQSLRLYAENDRLKIRELEDRKKIQHLLALVGPDTGEITYFHQEPPHKVTIKQKITESRFEENLNLRPTQLRPAANRKGESGRRTKSADGLIRESLEQYKNDNQTLLLQVEALQAQMEEQTRLAKEQVESLLEDRRIQAEEAEAQRQRDQERIPALTDKLQRTQNLLYESTRDFLQLKFDTRAHEKGWMVEKDRLLRELDSCHNRLRRSGSTGAEAGRTWQPSSSTALLLPRVQPEFQQARKEELKALQEDLKQAHRLAEMYREQCVTLETELSQIREEGDVGREIFKERSDKMAKRLQLMTQRYEALEKRRAMEVEGFKTDLKHLRQKFKDVEKQLLKVTLDIRPNQDLAILHEVRQTNGRTKKVQGELMTLKAKIYGLENQLRFS; translated from the exons ATGTCATCGCCTGCGACACCTCACAG AGCCAACATGCGGACCCCTGGTCGAGAACCTGACTCCCCACTTCCCCCCATCCATGAGCGGCTAGCGTACCTGCGGCCCTCCAGGGAGCTGCTTGAGTTCTACAGAGAGAAGATTGCCCAGTTTGACGGAGAACATGAGGACTTACTGCAGATGCTGGACAAGTACAAAGGCATCACAGAAGACCAG GAGAGGGAACAGTCTCTACGGCTTTACGCAGAAAATGACAGACTAAAGATCAG AGAGTtggaggacagaaaaaaaatccagcacCTTCTAGCCTTGGTGGGTCCTGATACAGGGGAGATCACATATTTCCACCAAGAGCCTCCTCACAAG GTCACTATCAAACAGAAGATCACGGAGTCCAGATTTGAGGAAAATCTCAACCTACGGCCAACACAGTTGAGACCTGCTGCAAACAGGAAAG GAGAGAGTGGCAGGAGAACTAAGTCAGCCGACGGGTTAATTCGAGAGAGCCTGGAACAATACAAGAATGATAACCAGACGTTGTTACTACAG GTGGAGGCTCTGCAGGCTCAGATGGAGGAACAAACGCGTTTGGCCAAAGAGCAAGTGGAGTCCCTGCTGGAGGATCGACGGATTCAAGCTGAGGAAGCCGAGGCCCAACGGCAGAGGGATCAGGAGCGAATCCCGGCTCTTACCGACAA GCTCCAGCGAACCCAGAACCTCTTGTATGAGAGCACCAGAGATTTCTTACAGCTAAAGTTTGACACACGGGCTCATGAGAAGGGCTGGATGGTGGAAAAGGACCGGCTGCTGAGGGAGCTGGACTCCTGCCACAACCGCCTGAGGAGGTCTGGATCTACCGGCGCGGAGGCGGGCCGAACGTGGCagcccagcagcagcacggccCTGCTCCTCCCGAGGGTTCAGCCGGAGTTCCAGCAGGCGCGCAAGGAGGAGCTTAAA GCATTGCAGGAGGATCTGAAGCAAGCCCACCGGCTGGCAGAGATGTACCGGGAGCAGTGCGTTACATTGGAGACAGAACTGTCCCAaatcagagaggagggggatgtAGGcagggaaatattcaag GAGCGTTCAGACAAAATGGCCAAGCGTCTTCAGCTGATGACGCAGCGCTATGAGGcgctggagaagaggagggccaTGGAGGTGGAGGGCTTCAAGACAGATCTCAAGCACCTCAGACAGAAATTCAAAGACGTGGAAAAACAACTCCTCAAG GTTACTCTTGATATCAGACCCAACCAGGACTTGGCCATTCTGCATGAGGTACGCCAGACCAACGGCCGCACCAAGAAGGTTCAGGGTGAGCTGATGACGCTGAAGGCCAAGATCTATGGGCTTGAAAACCAGCTGAGGTTCAGCTGA
- the ush1c gene encoding harmonin isoform X1 has protein sequence MERKVAREFRHKVELLIENEAEKDYLFDVLRMYHQSMDLPVLVGDLKLVINEPKRLPLFDAIRPLIPLKHQVEYDLLTPKRSRKLKEVRLDRTHRDGLGLSVRGGLEFGSGLYISQMVKDGQAGNVGLQVGDEIVRINGYSISSCIHDEVISLIKTKKIVSLKVRHVGMIPVKSSSDEPLKWHFVDQFVSESGEKKSSIAGLASIGGKEIKEKKVFLSLVGTKGMGISISSGPTQKPGIYISNVKPGSLSAEVGLQVGDQIVEVNGVDFTNADHKEAVRVLKSSRSLTITVLTGAGRELFMTDEERLAVEARRELDRQELMQQKRVALETNKILKEQQEKEKQRKMEISQKAAEEEERYKKEMEKIEAAETKHSREWEEDWGAKDRPKSPSSPRARKSSSPAPPESKTTKAKSSPDEAGSLTEEDKEDDQDEQGFQKYEEDFDPYSMFSSDQIDGRDVRVLRIKKTGQLDLALEGGADSPLGKLVISSVYEGGAADKHGGVVPGDELMAVNGKILIDATLTEGQNSLARAWNSGGDWIDVVIAVSPPKEYEDEVTFF, from the exons ATGGAGCGTAAAGTTGCTCGGGAATTTCGGCACAAG GTGGAGTTGCTGATTGAGAATGAAGCTGAGAAGGATTACCTGTTTGACGTGCTTCGTATGTACCACCA GTCAATGGATCTGCCCGTGTTGGTGGGGGACCTGAAGCTGGTCATCAACGAACCAAAGCGCTTGCCCTTGTTTGATGCCATCCGACCTCTTATCCCACTAAAACACCAGGTGGAGTACGACCTGCTCACCCCAAAGAGGTCACG GAAGCTGAAAGAGGTGCGTCTGGACCGGACTCATCGTGATGGACTGGGTCTGAGCGTCCGTGGAGGGCTGGAGTTTGGCAGTGGTCTCTATATATCACAGATGGTCAAAGACGGTCAAGCCGGGAATGTTGGACTTCAG GTTGGAGATGAGATTGTGCGCATCAACGGATATTCTATCTCCTCCTGTATCCACGATGAGGTTATCAGTCTAATCAAGACCAAGAAGATCGTGTCCCTCAAAGTCAGAC ATGTGGGGATGATCCCAGTGAAAAG CTCGTCAGATGAACCCCTGAAGTGGCATTTCGTCGACCAGTTTGTTTCTGAGTCGGGG gagaaaaaaagcagcattGCAGGCTTGGCGTCCATTGGAGGCAAAGAAATCAAGGAGAAGAAGGTTTTTCTCAGCCTTGTGGGCACCAAGGGTATGGGCATCAGCATCTCCAGTGGTCCAACGCAGAAGCCTGGTATCTACATCAGTAATGTCAAGCCGGGCTCGCTCTCTGCAGAAGTTGGACTCCAG GTCGGAGATCAGATTGTGGAGGTGAACGGGGTCGATTTCACCAATGCGGACCACAAAGAG GCTGTGAGAGTcctgaagagcagcaggagttTGACTATTACTGTTTTGACAGGAGCT GGCCGAGAGCTGTTCATGACGGACGAGGAGCGTCTTGCAGTCGAGGCCCGCAGGGAGCTGGACAGGCAGGAGCTGATGCAGCAGAAGAGGGTGGCGCTGGAAACCAACAAAATCCttaaagagcagcaggagaaggagaagca gaggaagatggagatcTCTCAGAAGGCCGCCGAGGAAGAGGAACGCTATAAAAAGGAGATGGAGAA GATTGAGGCTGCGGAGACGAAGCACAGCCGAGAGTGGGAGGAGGACTGGGGAGCCAAAGACCGGCCCAAAAGTCCCAGTAGCCCCCGCGCCCGAAAGAGCTCATCGCCCGCCCCGCCCGAGTCAAAGACCACCAAGGCCAAGAGCTCTC CTGATGAAGCCGGCTCTTTAACAGAGGAAGACAAGGAGGACGATCAGGACGAGCAA GGATTTCAGAAATACGAGGAAGATTTTGATCCCTACTCCATG TTCTCCTCGGACCAGATAGACGGGCGAGATGTGAGAGTGCTGAGAATCAAGAAG ACTGGACAGCTGGACCTCGCCCTGGAGGGAGGCGCAGACTCTCCTTTGGGGAAGTTGGTGATATCGTCTGTCTATGAAGGTGGGGCGGCAGATAAGCACG GTGGAGTTGTACCCGGGGATGAACTAATGGCTGTCAATGGGAAGATCCTGATTGATGCAACATTGACCGAGGGGCAAAACTCTCTGGCTCGGGCCTGGAATAGCGGAGGG GACTGGATTGATGTTGTGATTGCCGTTTCCCCTCCAAAGGAATATGAAGACGAAGT AACGTTCTTCTAG